One region of Streptococcus parasanguinis genomic DNA includes:
- the ruvA gene encoding Holliday junction branch migration protein RuvA — protein MYEYIKGILTKITAKYIVVETAGIGYLLHVANPYAYSGKMNQEVQVYLHQVVREDAHLLYGFATEEEKQLFLNLISVSGIGPVSALAIIAADDNAGLVQAIESKNITYLTKFPKIGKKTAQQMVLDLEGKINLDLEDAPAQSKAKVAEENQALEEAMEAMLALGYKATELKKIKKFFEGTSDTAENYIKSALKMLVK, from the coding sequence ATGTACGAATACATTAAAGGAATCTTAACAAAAATCACTGCTAAATACATTGTGGTAGAAACAGCTGGGATCGGCTATCTCTTGCATGTGGCCAATCCTTATGCCTACTCTGGAAAAATGAATCAAGAGGTGCAAGTCTATCTGCACCAGGTGGTTCGGGAAGATGCTCATCTTCTCTATGGTTTTGCGACCGAAGAAGAGAAACAGCTCTTTTTAAACTTGATCTCAGTCTCTGGGATTGGACCTGTCTCAGCTCTGGCTATTATCGCTGCAGATGACAATGCAGGCCTTGTCCAAGCCATCGAAAGCAAGAATATTACCTACTTGACCAAGTTTCCGAAGATCGGCAAGAAAACAGCCCAACAGATGGTCTTGGATCTGGAAGGTAAGATCAATCTTGACCTAGAAGATGCACCGGCTCAGTCCAAAGCCAAAGTTGCAGAAGAAAACCAAGCCCTTGAAGAAGCTATGGAAGCCATGTTGGCATTGGGCTACAAGGCAACGGAACTTAAGAAAATCAAGAAATTCTTTGAAGGAACTTCTGATACTGCTGAAAACTACATCAAGTCTGCCCTTAAGATGTTGGTGAAATAG
- a CDS encoding LytTR family DNA-binding domain-containing protein: MKVEVHIDSHFQDEAVMITAPALSARVEKIRDFVEELDQKGRLRAKKDGEAYLIESQLFQRFYIENRQVIGETMTDQFILTGPLYQLSEDLPTCFLKISQSEIINTKEIDHLHFTSGGSVQIYLKNGSLTYSSRRYLKAIKEKLSC, encoded by the coding sequence ATGAAAGTTGAAGTACACATTGATTCCCACTTCCAAGATGAAGCGGTGATGATCACAGCACCTGCACTGTCTGCGCGTGTAGAGAAAATCCGTGACTTTGTGGAAGAATTGGATCAAAAAGGGCGCTTACGTGCCAAAAAGGATGGGGAAGCTTATCTGATCGAAAGCCAGCTATTCCAACGTTTTTACATTGAAAATCGGCAAGTAATTGGTGAGACCATGACAGATCAATTTATTCTGACTGGGCCACTCTATCAGTTATCTGAAGACTTACCGACCTGCTTTCTCAAAATTTCCCAATCTGAAATTATCAACACAAAAGAAATCGATCACCTGCACTTTACTAGTGGAGGATCGGTGCAAATCTATCTTAAAAACGGGAGTCTGACCTACTCCTCCCGTCGTTACTTGAAAGCCATTAAGGAGAAATTATCATGCTAA
- a CDS encoding DUF3021 domain-containing protein, whose protein sequence is MLKQSFSDALKGIFIGLILSIFFSYLFSPELYLPLSPNSAVGRWMFLHHVHGSLVMLYCALVWGAIGVLFSFGSLLFQKDWSLLRATLSHYLLMLLGFIPLATLAGWFPARLGFYFSLVVEFTLVYVIIWLVSHHFYKKQVQEINQSITNH, encoded by the coding sequence ATGCTAAAACAATCTTTTTCTGACGCCCTAAAAGGGATTTTCATCGGGCTCATCTTATCCATCTTCTTTTCCTATCTCTTCTCACCTGAGTTGTACCTTCCCTTAAGTCCCAACTCTGCAGTCGGTCGCTGGATGTTCTTGCATCATGTTCACGGCTCACTGGTCATGCTCTATTGTGCTCTCGTTTGGGGTGCGATTGGGGTCCTCTTTAGCTTCGGAAGTCTCCTCTTTCAAAAAGACTGGAGCCTCTTACGGGCTACTCTGAGCCATTACCTACTCATGTTACTTGGGTTTATTCCCCTAGCTACCTTGGCCGGCTGGTTTCCAGCACGACTCGGATTTTACTTCTCACTCGTTGTCGAATTCACCCTCGTTTACGTGATCATCTGGTTGGTCTCCCATCATTTTTATAAAAAACAAGTCCAAGAAATCAATCAAAGCATTACTAACCACTAA
- the argR gene encoding arginine repressor, whose amino-acid sequence MKKTERHLLIQQMIRNEKLSTQKEIQDRLEAKGIAVTQTTLSRDLRDLGLVKVKRKDQLYYILPNEPEVAEIYIMLSSHAKSVSRAEFTLVLRTELGEAALLANGVDEMSDERILGTVAGANTLLIVCRDQDAAIEIQNEILGMMQ is encoded by the coding sequence ATGAAAAAGACAGAACGTCACCTTTTGATTCAACAAATGATTCGAAATGAAAAATTGTCGACTCAAAAAGAGATTCAGGATCGATTAGAAGCAAAAGGAATTGCTGTAACGCAAACAACTCTGTCACGAGATTTGCGCGATCTGGGTCTAGTTAAGGTGAAACGAAAAGACCAGTTGTATTATATTTTGCCAAATGAGCCTGAGGTGGCAGAGATTTATATTATGTTGTCTAGCCATGCCAAGTCAGTCTCACGAGCAGAATTCACCTTGGTTTTGCGGACAGAGCTAGGAGAAGCAGCTCTCTTGGCCAATGGTGTAGATGAAATGTCAGATGAGCGTATTTTGGGAACAGTAGCAGGGGCCAATACCCTCTTGATTGTCTGCCGTGACCAAGATGCGGCCATTGAAATTCAAAATGAAATTTTAGGGATGATGCAGTAA
- the mutL gene encoding DNA mismatch repair endonuclease MutL, with the protein MSQIIELPEVLANQIAAGEVIERPASVVKELVENSIDAGASQIVVEIEEAGLKSIRITDNGEGIAHDEVALALRRHATSKIKSQADLFRIRTLGFRGEAMPSIASVSILTLLTAQEGAAHGTKLVAKGGEIEEVEPATSPVGTKITVEDLFFNTPARLKYLKSQQAELSHIVDILNRLSLAHPEIAFTLINDGKEMTKTAGTGNLRQAIAGVYGLASAKKMVPIENRDLDFEVTGFVSLPELTRANRNYISLFINGRYIKNFLLNRAILDGYGSKLMVGRFPLAIINIKIDPYLADVNVHPTKQEVRISKERELMALISQAIANALKEQDLIPDALENLAKSTIRRTEKPVQTTLPLKENRLYYDRESQDFKLRPEVADPQRPLADETATEARIQENPVEKPTSAIKFAERKAVVYDELDHPELDLASLDKAYDKLDGEEHSTFPELEYFGQMHGTYLFAQGNGGLYIIDQHAAQERVKYEEYRESIGDVDGSQQQLLVPYIFEFPADDLIRLQQRKHLLEEVGVYLEEYGANQLILREHPIWMKEEEIESGIYEMCDMLLLTKEVSIKKYRAELAIMMSCKRSIKANHTLDDYSARDLIYQLSQCDNPYNCPHGRPVLVNFTKSDMEKMFRRIQENHTSLRELGKY; encoded by the coding sequence ATGTCACAGATTATTGAATTGCCAGAAGTCCTAGCCAATCAGATTGCGGCAGGTGAAGTGATTGAACGACCTGCTAGTGTGGTCAAGGAATTGGTTGAAAACTCGATCGATGCTGGGGCTAGCCAGATCGTTGTTGAAATCGAAGAAGCAGGATTGAAGTCGATTCGGATTACAGACAATGGGGAAGGAATTGCGCACGATGAGGTCGCTTTGGCCCTCCGTCGACATGCGACCAGTAAGATCAAGAGTCAAGCGGATCTCTTTCGTATTCGAACGCTTGGTTTTCGTGGTGAGGCCATGCCTTCCATTGCTTCTGTCAGTATTCTAACCCTTCTAACGGCGCAAGAAGGAGCTGCCCACGGGACCAAATTGGTCGCAAAGGGTGGCGAAATTGAGGAAGTGGAGCCAGCGACAAGCCCTGTCGGGACCAAGATCACAGTGGAAGATCTCTTTTTTAATACCCCTGCTCGTCTCAAGTATTTAAAGAGCCAGCAGGCAGAGCTATCCCATATCGTGGATATTCTCAATCGCTTGAGCTTGGCCCATCCTGAGATTGCCTTTACCTTGATCAATGATGGAAAAGAAATGACCAAAACAGCGGGGACGGGCAATCTCCGGCAAGCGATTGCGGGTGTCTATGGACTTGCGTCTGCTAAGAAGATGGTGCCCATTGAAAATCGTGACCTGGATTTTGAAGTGACGGGCTTTGTGTCCTTGCCTGAATTGACTCGTGCCAATCGCAATTACATCAGTCTCTTTATCAACGGCCGTTACATCAAGAATTTCTTGCTCAATCGAGCTATTTTAGACGGCTACGGCAGTAAACTCATGGTGGGCCGCTTTCCACTCGCGATCATTAATATCAAGATCGATCCTTACTTAGCGGATGTCAATGTTCACCCCACTAAGCAAGAGGTTCGCATCTCCAAAGAACGAGAACTAATGGCCTTGATCTCCCAGGCTATTGCGAACGCTTTGAAAGAGCAGGACCTGATTCCGGATGCTCTAGAAAATCTAGCCAAGTCGACTATTCGTCGAACAGAAAAGCCAGTACAGACGACCCTGCCTTTAAAAGAAAACCGCCTCTATTATGACCGAGAGAGTCAAGATTTCAAGCTTCGACCAGAGGTGGCAGATCCTCAACGGCCTCTAGCAGATGAGACTGCTACTGAAGCTAGAATCCAAGAAAACCCAGTAGAAAAACCGACAAGCGCGATCAAGTTTGCGGAAAGAAAGGCTGTGGTTTATGATGAACTGGATCACCCAGAGCTGGATCTGGCTAGTCTAGACAAGGCCTATGATAAGTTGGATGGGGAAGAACATTCGACCTTCCCAGAGTTGGAATATTTCGGTCAAATGCATGGAACCTATCTCTTTGCCCAAGGCAATGGAGGTCTCTACATCATTGACCAGCACGCGGCCCAAGAGCGGGTCAAATACGAAGAATACCGGGAGAGCATTGGGGACGTAGACGGCAGTCAGCAACAACTGCTGGTTCCTTATATCTTTGAGTTCCCTGCAGACGATCTGATCCGCCTGCAACAGCGCAAACACCTCCTAGAGGAAGTGGGAGTTTATCTTGAAGAGTACGGAGCCAACCAGTTGATCTTGCGGGAGCATCCGATCTGGATGAAGGAAGAAGAGATTGAGTCGGGCATCTATGAGATGTGTGACATGCTCCTCTTGACCAAGGAAGTGTCCATCAAGAAATACCGAGCTGAGTTGGCCATCATGATGTCCTGCAAACGCTCCATCAAGGCCAATCACACACTGGATGATTACTCTGCACGCGACCTCATCTATCAACTGTCCCAATGTGACAACCCTTATAACTGCCCTCATGGGCGTCCTGTCTTGGTCAACTTTACCAAGTCCGATATGGAAAAGATGTTCCGACGCATTCAGGAAAATCACACCAGTTTACGGGAATTGGGCAAGTATTAA
- the mutS gene encoding DNA mismatch repair protein MutS has translation MTVEKISPGMQQYLDIKKDYPDAFLLFRMGDFYELFYEDAVNAAQILEISLTSRNKNAENPIPMAGVPYHSAQQYIDVLIEQGYKVAIAEQMEDPKEAKGVVKREVVQVITPGTVVDSTKPDSENNFLVALDRSGNDYGLAYMDLVTGEFQVTTLNDFSMVCGEIRNLRAREVVLGYELPEQEERVFISQMNLLLSHVETALDDVQLLGDQLSELEKKTAGKLLQYVHQTQMRELSHLKKAHHYEICDFLQMDFATKASLDLTENARTGKKHGSLYWYLDETKTAMGGRLLRSWIQKPLVDLKRIRERQDIIQVFMDHFFERSDLTDSLKGVYDIERLASRVSFGKINPKDLLQLGDTLGHVPTIKSILLGIGDPVLDVLIARLDELPELHRLITSAIAPEASAVITEGNIIRTGFDEQLDQYRVVLRDGTGWIAEIEAKEREASGITGLKIDYNKKDGYYFHVTNSQLSHVPAHFFRKATLKNSERFGTEELARIEGDMLEAREKSANLEYTIFMRIREEVGKYIQRLQQLAQAIATVDVLQSLASVAESQQLNRPLFHEERRIAIDKGRHPVVEKVMGAQSYIPNSIFMDEERDIQLITGPNMSGKSTYMRQLAIIVILAQIGSYVPAQKAELPIFDAIYTRIGAADDLVSGQSTFMVEMMEANHAIRKATPQSLILFDELGRGTATYDGMALAQSIIEYIHDRTGAKTLFATHYHELTALSETLSRLENVHVATLERDGQVTFLHKIEPGPADKSYGIHVAKIAGLPEELLKRADAILTKFEGQAQQVPLADTTPKKEVSSQVAEQMSLFEEETENTVITELKNLDLYNMTPMEVMMAVAELKKKL, from the coding sequence ATGACAGTAGAAAAAATATCCCCTGGAATGCAGCAGTATCTAGATATCAAAAAAGACTATCCGGATGCCTTTTTGCTGTTTCGAATGGGAGATTTTTACGAATTATTTTATGAAGATGCAGTGAATGCGGCTCAAATTTTAGAGATTTCCTTAACCTCACGGAATAAAAATGCAGAGAATCCGATCCCTATGGCGGGTGTTCCCTACCACTCGGCCCAGCAGTATATTGATGTTCTCATTGAACAGGGCTATAAGGTCGCGATTGCAGAACAAATGGAAGACCCCAAAGAAGCCAAGGGGGTCGTTAAGCGTGAAGTCGTACAGGTGATTACACCGGGTACAGTGGTGGATTCGACCAAGCCAGATAGTGAGAATAACTTTCTGGTTGCTTTGGATCGTTCAGGGAATGATTATGGGCTAGCCTATATGGATCTGGTGACAGGGGAGTTTCAGGTGACGACCCTCAATGACTTTAGCATGGTTTGTGGAGAAATCCGCAATTTACGTGCGCGTGAGGTGGTCCTGGGTTATGAGTTGCCAGAACAGGAAGAGCGTGTGTTTATTAGCCAGATGAATCTCTTGTTGTCACATGTAGAGACGGCGCTCGACGATGTTCAACTCTTAGGGGATCAGTTGAGTGAGCTAGAAAAAAAAACAGCTGGAAAACTTCTCCAGTATGTCCACCAGACACAAATGCGGGAATTGAGCCACCTCAAAAAAGCCCATCATTATGAGATTTGCGATTTCTTGCAGATGGACTTTGCGACCAAGGCTAGTCTTGATTTGACAGAGAATGCACGGACTGGGAAGAAACATGGTAGCTTGTATTGGTATTTGGATGAAACCAAGACGGCCATGGGTGGTCGTTTGTTGCGGTCCTGGATTCAGAAACCCTTAGTCGATTTGAAACGGATTCGAGAGCGCCAGGACATCATTCAGGTCTTTATGGATCATTTCTTTGAACGGAGCGATTTGACCGACAGCCTCAAAGGGGTCTATGACATTGAACGCTTAGCGAGTCGGGTTTCCTTTGGCAAGATCAATCCTAAGGATCTCTTGCAGCTAGGAGATACTCTGGGGCATGTGCCGACGATCAAGTCGATTCTACTGGGGATTGGTGATCCAGTCTTAGATGTCTTGATTGCACGCTTGGATGAACTTCCTGAGTTGCACCGCTTGATTACCTCAGCTATTGCTCCGGAAGCGTCTGCTGTTATTACAGAGGGAAATATCATCCGTACAGGTTTTGACGAGCAATTGGATCAATACCGTGTCGTTCTTCGGGATGGTACTGGTTGGATTGCTGAGATTGAAGCCAAGGAGCGCGAAGCCAGTGGCATTACAGGTCTAAAGATCGATTACAACAAGAAGGATGGCTACTATTTCCATGTCACCAATTCTCAATTGAGTCACGTTCCTGCTCACTTTTTCCGCAAGGCGACCTTGAAAAATTCAGAACGCTTTGGTACGGAGGAATTGGCACGCATCGAAGGAGATATGCTAGAGGCGCGTGAGAAGTCTGCTAATCTGGAATATACGATTTTTATGCGGATTCGTGAAGAAGTTGGCAAGTATATCCAACGTCTGCAACAGTTAGCTCAGGCGATTGCGACGGTTGATGTTTTACAAAGTTTAGCCAGCGTCGCTGAGTCGCAACAGTTGAATCGTCCCCTCTTTCATGAAGAACGACGAATCGCGATCGACAAAGGTCGCCATCCGGTTGTTGAAAAAGTGATGGGAGCCCAGTCCTATATTCCTAATAGCATCTTTATGGATGAAGAACGGGATATTCAGCTGATTACGGGGCCAAACATGAGCGGGAAGTCTACCTATATGCGCCAATTGGCGATCATTGTGATTCTTGCGCAAATCGGCTCCTATGTTCCAGCGCAAAAGGCTGAGTTGCCAATCTTTGATGCGATCTATACCCGAATCGGAGCTGCTGATGACCTGGTATCGGGTCAGTCTACCTTTATGGTAGAAATGATGGAGGCCAATCACGCTATTCGCAAGGCAACGCCCCAGTCCTTGATTTTATTTGATGAGTTGGGACGGGGAACGGCGACCTATGATGGAATGGCTCTTGCCCAGTCCATCATCGAATACATCCACGATCGTACCGGTGCTAAGACCTTGTTTGCGACCCATTACCATGAGTTGACAGCTCTCTCAGAGACCCTGTCCCGGTTGGAAAATGTCCATGTCGCGACCTTGGAGCGAGATGGACAGGTCACCTTTTTGCACAAGATTGAACCCGGTCCAGCAGATAAATCTTATGGGATTCACGTGGCCAAGATCGCTGGTTTGCCAGAAGAATTATTGAAGCGGGCGGATGCGATTTTGACCAAGTTCGAAGGACAAGCCCAGCAAGTACCGCTTGCGGATACAACTCCTAAAAAGGAAGTGTCTTCGCAGGTTGCTGAACAAATGTCCCTCTTTGAGGAAGAGACAGAAAATACGGTGATCACAGAATTGAAGAATCTGGATCTCTACAATATGACTCCCATGGAAGTCATGATGGCAGTCGCCGAATTGAAAAAGAAATTATAA